Sequence from the Metopolophium dirhodum isolate CAU chromosome 2, ASM1992520v1, whole genome shotgun sequence genome:
ATGTGTCGACACGCATCGCAGCGTTCGATAATAATACACACGACACAcgtcatgttatataatatactgcaaaaaaaaaagcacaatatgatgtttattttaataggtatattatgcacccgagcataataatattatgttagaatttcgtaaaatataataacacgagtattatattatattatacatccgTCACGACTggaggtaataataataataataataataatatcgtttataatGCCGGTGGGGTAGTCTGACACCGATTCCGGcgaaaacactatattatacgtctaaTACCGATATCGTATTGCATCGTCGTCCcagctataatatgttattttatacgtCTCACttacaacaatttaataaactaatcataaaatattttccaatagGTGTATCAGTATTGTATACAGTGCGTCGCAGTGATCGCGTGGGACGTTCGACGTTCGAACCGAACTgttggcgggggggggggggggggggacgccGAGTCCGTgatgatttatatataatatttaatgccgCCCGCGCCGTCTAGGGGGGTTGATGTGGTCGGCCTAGTGTACATATTTGCAGTGTCTCTACGACATAATAATAGTCAGTGTCACGTCACCCACCAAAGGTATACACTAATATACAGTCTAcacccacataatataatattgcgatGACACCACCATCGTGTTTAACTATTCGACGAGCGGTTCGTTTTCATCGGCACGTGTAGTAACCCTCCGTCTTTACGCGCGGTATACCCTCGAAATATCGCATTACGGATTACCTCGGGACAGGCGGCAGTGCAGGCTGCGTGGCGTGGGGGCTTGGTGGGTGTGACGGACGGACGGATTGATAGGTGGGCGGGTGGGTGGGCAGGTGAAAGCTGGGCCGGTAGAGTCGGAGCGTTTCCGAGAGAATTACTGAAAACAATGTCTGAACAATATCCAAAGATTCCTCGGGTaagtgtgcatattatattattgttaggaatataatataatgatatgcacTTATAGATGGGAAAATAGTATTGTTGTATTCAGCGCGCATACACTGTCGTACACTGCACGCGCTGTCTGCGTTCGTCTCATATTTCGAAAGTAACATTGTCTGGTACGATATTGTTCTCTATAGGAGCCGCGTATTATTTTGAACCTACTTATACATCGCAATACGCGTCCGAATTTTCTCGTCGTATCATGATGGAATGTCGAGGAAACCTCAGACACAGGTTAGACGACTCATGAAGTAAACTGCAAACGTTGCGCGCGTAATGCACGGCGTGCCGAGGACGAAAAATTGACAAAAAGTGTTGCGATCGTAACCCGTTCGtgcgcgacgacgacgacgacgacgacgataataatataatattattgttactgttACGGCCGAAATATGTACATGGCGCAatggtgtaaaaaatatatattatttatcgccataatgatatattactaCCTACCTGCCTACATGCGATATAGGTTATtgtagtatatataaatacggtTACGAGTGATAATGGCGTGCTCGGCTGCAGATTTCCTCGGGCCGTTTTATTGTCTTATCGATTTTGTTCGAAGCCGCCTAGCTGGGGGACGTGAACGCTTCGGCCGAGACGAAcgcgcaatataataatattgttacgatCGCCGTCTCTCGGATTGTTATCGTCGTCGTTCTCGCGTATTATGATACAGATAGGTAGGCAGGTGTACGCGAATATTATACGCACTTTGTGTACGAAAGTACTTATTGACGATAAACGCCGCGTGACGACCGGACGGTTACCGTAACGTGGTTGCCGGTAGACACACGCAACGACACGGGCGAGGTACGCCCGGTCGGCTGACGGGGGCCATGGGGGTGTGGAAAAGACCAAAGACACGGATTTAACGAATAACGACGTTACGGAACGATCTCCGATAGTAAAGCTATTGCTTGCGGGACAATAAGAAGGGCAAAAACCGCAGGGGGAGAAAAAAAATTCCCTGTACAgcgcagtattataatattatagtgaacggTATATAGACGAACCGCATGATAATTGATGTCGGCGTGGATAGTTGGAAACTCGAGCCTCCCCACCCCCCtcgctcaaaaaaaaaaaaaaaaacggaaagtgaaataatatgaattacctTAACAGGATACAACCGCGGGGTAGCATGCCCACGCATTTgtggtctccgtcttacacgcgTAGCACGACATGGCAAATTTCTCCGTCCACTAGTTTCAACGGTGTACTATTGGTTTGGATATTCgactattataaaacttttggGTACCTAAGAACATTAGATATCAGTGCTCAAGCGTCggattttattcgatattttatttttcaaacgagattcgagcatttttaatttgcgGCATTTCACACACTACTAATTtattgcttgaaaattaaaatatctaaaaaaaaatcgccGACGCTCAAGCACGGATAAAGtttttacctaaaagtttgataatagataaATTCACTCTGGTATCAAAGTGAACAGCACACTATTGGAACTAGTGAACGGATAATTGCCATGTCGTGCGTCTGTAAGGCGGAGACAACAAACAGCGTCCTCCTAACTCGAAGACCGATCAAATATATGTATGGATTAACGAAATAACTATCAGTGTTATATAATTtcctataactaatatttacatTGCATTAGTTTTTagtgtatattgtaattatatagcCAACATAAATGTCTGATTGTTTGTTCGTTTTAATCACCTTTGGAAATCGTCACATTAACACAATTATGCGCCATaacaaaaattagtttaaaaaaaaaagttcggcaaaaaaaaaattttaagcgCGATACTTGAGCCCTCCAGCACATGAGGAGCTCCCCTGTGGATACTCGACCACGGGGATATAGGTATTAGTTGGGTCAGTCgttgtagataaaaaaaaaatcgataaaaaaaaattactaaaaatttatCATGGTATAAACATTACTTGACGGATGAGTCGGTAGCGCGTAGTGGTGGCGGTGGCGATGGTGACGGTAATGTTGTACAACAGCTGCAACTGCCTGAGGAAACGACGATTTGACGACTTTGGTGATGCGTTGTAGCGTCGTGTCGACGCCAGAGATCATGTCGCGTCGCCGGGCTGGTGACCCGCACAATCGACCATAACAACACAAGGCCCGCGACGGCGGCGGTCCGCTGGCCgcacacgacgacgacgttgCCGTAAAACGGTGCGGGCTACGCGGCGGCCCATAATATCAGTGTAGATGGTGGCGTAACGCGGCTGACCACCGAGTCGTcgtcgccgccaccgccgtAGTGGTAATAACAGTCGTCGCAGCACCGGTAAACGCAATAATGGTTACGGTATCAGTAGTCGTAGTGGTCGTGGTGACGGTGCGAGTCGGAGTATCACTAGGAGTGGTGGTAGTATTATTCGCAGTAGCGTTAGAATTAGTAGAGCGAGTAATAGTAGTAGTGGTAGTAGTAAAAGTAGTATCAGTAGTCGTAGTGTCGGCGGTAGTAATGTCGGATGATGTAGTAGTCGATGCGGCAGCAGCACCGGTAGTAGTACAGAACGCAGCGACGGTAACAGCGGCAGCGGCGGCAGCAACGGCGGCACGAGTAATAGTGAAGccggcggcgacggcggcagCAGCGGTAGCGTTagtagcggcggcggcggcgttggtAGACATTGACGGCGCGACCGTCGTCGCGTACGTCGACGACACCGCCGACGCGGTCATTACCACAGTGGCCGGTGCGCCAGCGTCCGGCGGTAACGCGCGCTCTGACCCTTTTCTATATGTTCCGGAATCGGAGGATTTAGAGGGGAGGAAAACGAAGAGAAATCGAAAATCAAACGACACGAGCACTCGAGCTCCCCCCCACTCGGATTTTATCGTTACTTGTTGTCGTCgttgccgtcgtcgtcgtcgtcgtctttactcttgttattattataatttatataggtagtacgaAGCTATTTTATTGGGCGCCTCCGGACGCAATGATCGTTTGTCGGGCGAACCGATATCGTCGCCGAGCACGGACACCCGTTCACACGCGCAAACACCCGCGCTTGCGcgcccacacacacacagagaCGCAAAACACACGCGCGTAACACGCGGCCGCGACGAGAAACACTTGCGAAAACCGGTGGGGGGCGCGACCGTCTGCGAGACTATACTCTATACTGCACCGCGTAACGGGGTCTGGGGTATATATAGAGCGGAGCGGCGCGAGAGGGCGCCGCGGCGGTGGCCATCTTTCGCCGCCGCTGGCCGATCGATATGACGCGCGTGCGAAGCACTCCGTCACCCCCAGCCACGCGCCCTTACCCGTTCCGCCCGCCCGCCGACGCGGTTTTCCCCGGCGCCGGCGCACGCACGCGCCACCGCGGTTTATACGCTATACCGTTACTATATACtcgtgtgtatgtatatatgtacttGTACGTTATGTAcattgatatatgtatataacgtatgtattatatatatatatacacgtatatgtATGTTCGTCGGGCGTGGCGAAACTCCGCGGTGTcgggggagggggggagggCGCTGCGTGAGGGGTGGTGCtgtatatactgtatagacAAGCGCGCGGGGTGACCGCTGCACCGCCACCGTACAGTATTTTATCGGCCGACAGTGAAAAAAGAGAAccactacgacgacgacgacgacgaacagTATATACGGAACAAGCGGTAATAGTGGTGGCGttggcggtggcggcggtggtggtgtaccgggatgaaaaaaaaacctctaATAGATAATGTGTTCACTTTCTTTCAACCCCCAAGCCCCACGCTCGCGATCTGCCCATCGCTCTCTCCCATTTCTCTCTATCACCTCCCCCCTCTCTATCTCGCTCTCTCACCCGTTTCTCACTGTCTCTCCGTCTCTATCACCCATTTCTCTCCATCCGTCCCCCTTCACTCTCTCACCCTTCATTGTATATTTTCTCCATCGCACCCCCAAAGTCGCGTACGATCAGCCGCCGCCACCGCCCACGCACTACCCCGGCACCGATAGTTCTGGACACATTCGATCACGGtcgtaaaacaaaaatacaaaaaaaaaaagaaaaaattgaaacaatcgCCACCCACCCTCTCGAACTGATCGGCCGCCCATCCTATACGCTTCCTATCCCGTTGCCGACTTGATTTTATTGCGGGCCGTGGGTCGTAACCAAATTCGTACACGTGATTCCAACcatgtatacctaggtatattataatatgtaggtatgaataaaattaatattatttcctacCACACCataagtattataggtataggtacaatgcGGAAATAATAATGGACTTCAGCAATGTTATGTTTTACAGTTTGGTGTGGGTTTACTACCCAAAATactctaataaaaatgtattattttaaatgagtcGCATTAGTcgaatgcataataataacatcacagtaggtataattattttagtagttaggttttacatttataactcAATAACGAAAACAATTTAGGTGAAAAGCCTAACTGTAACAGATAAacagataataacaataatttataaatttaaaaactaataagcaTAAAGAAAAACCATCTAGGGGCGGAGCCGCCACTATCTCCCCTCAAATATGACGCGAAATGCGTTTTTGTTAAtaccgttatattattatcgctgtACGCGGTCGTTTTGCCactgattattattactattatcatcgGATCGGTGAACAAAACGTATCTTTGACTACTCGGTATGAAAAGCTGATAAAACTCGCCGGTAAGTCGCTTATTGAAAAACGCCGAACAATGTACATATGTGTGTCAAAAATGAATTCGCTACATGAGCAAGAAGACAAGGAGCATTTCACGTTTCAATGACTTTGACATgatttcttatttaataataacgcgATTCTTTAATTTGACACGCAAAGTAATCTAATTCCGCTGTAGCGATTTGAAACGTGACGTATTCATCATCGGCACCACACGTATTTTGTCCGTACACCCGTCCTTTCTGcagtgatatataatataattgttaatatgataaattttaaatggttatgaaattaatgtacctacaacATTCGAATTATAACCATTAACCACTCGGGTTTTTCCAATATCACTGCCGTTTTGGGTATAATGTTGATtgtgtcaatattataattgactgttgttattattattaatgttccTGTTCATCtgcattatcataatatagtaatataataatccatATTGACGCGCAAATAACTTCAAATCGTCACAGTGacgaattattaatttcaagtgAAACCGATAGGGTTCATATATTTTTGgcacacaaataatataattctgtcATGATTGTAAACTAATGTTCATAGCAAACAGATTAAATGAGTCTTTCGAGAAAATAATTTCTTCATATTATcctaattgatattttttttgtatctcgatgacaatatatatttattattattgatgaattacaaaatcatatttactaatacataattatgtatgttataaaggtatagttttttttttcaaaataacgtttttttattataattttaattttgcgcTTTTtcgatgtaaaaataatttattatgtaaatctaACCGgtacaagtatataataaatacttggtaaaaatagttttaacagGAATTCaataactaattagtaattacatattataaaac
This genomic interval carries:
- the LOC132938029 gene encoding integumentary mucin C.1-like; amino-acid sequence: MTASAVSSTYATTVAPSMSTNAAAAATNATAAAAVAAGFTITRAAVAAAAAAVTVAAFCTTTGAAAASTTTSSDITTADTTTTDTTFTTTTTTITRSTNSNATANNTTTTPSDTPTRTVTTTTTTTDTVTIIAFTGAATTVITTTAVAATTTRWSAALRHHLH